One window of Dysgonomonas mossii genomic DNA carries:
- a CDS encoding lactonase family protein, which produces MRKYILFSAFAVLSLISCKQKTNVDNSNIDPSGTTNMSAETISDETSLYLLVGTYTTGESEGIYVYQFDTVSGFSKYKSVVKVTNPSYLTINKEGTHVYSVSETGDAKAAANAFVFDKKDGTLKLLNSQLTGGADPCYIELDNTGKHVVTANYSGGSITAFNINGDGTLTTAAQLIRFTGKGADAERQKAPHLHCVRYSPDGKYLFADDLGTDKIHKFAINESNEGNYLKVGTPAAFDVAPGSGPRHLDFHPNRKYAYLINELSGAVIAFNYDANAGNLTQIQTIQADTLGAKGSADIHVSPDGKFLYASNRLKGDGIAIFSINQADGKLTKVGYQETGVHPRNFVITPNGKFLLVASRDNDVIQIFLIDRVTGLLENTYKDIELDMPVCLKFTSFK; this is translated from the coding sequence ATGCGTAAATATATTTTATTTTCAGCTTTCGCTGTTCTTTCCCTTATTTCTTGCAAACAAAAAACAAATGTGGATAATTCAAATATTGATCCGTCGGGTACAACAAATATGAGTGCAGAAACTATCTCAGACGAAACAAGTTTGTACTTGCTGGTGGGTACATATACAACAGGCGAGAGCGAAGGTATTTATGTTTATCAATTTGATACCGTTTCAGGTTTTTCCAAATATAAAAGTGTGGTTAAGGTGACCAATCCATCATACCTTACTATCAATAAAGAAGGTACGCATGTTTATTCTGTTTCCGAAACCGGAGACGCAAAAGCTGCGGCCAATGCTTTTGTTTTCGATAAGAAAGATGGCACTCTAAAACTTCTAAATTCGCAATTGACAGGTGGTGCAGACCCTTGTTATATAGAGTTAGACAATACAGGCAAGCATGTTGTTACCGCTAATTATTCGGGTGGTAGTATTACAGCCTTTAATATTAATGGTGACGGAACGCTGACTACTGCTGCTCAATTGATTCGTTTTACAGGAAAAGGGGCAGATGCAGAGCGTCAGAAAGCTCCTCATCTACACTGTGTACGCTATTCTCCTGATGGGAAATATTTGTTCGCTGATGATTTGGGAACAGATAAAATACATAAATTCGCGATAAATGAAAGTAATGAGGGGAACTATCTCAAAGTAGGAACACCTGCTGCTTTTGATGTAGCACCCGGATCGGGACCAAGACATCTTGATTTTCATCCGAATCGAAAGTATGCATACCTCATCAATGAACTTTCGGGCGCTGTTATCGCATTCAACTACGATGCTAACGCCGGTAATCTGACTCAAATTCAGACAATCCAAGCTGATACGCTTGGCGCAAAGGGTAGTGCTGATATTCATGTGTCGCCTGACGGCAAATTCCTTTATGCATCCAACCGCCTGAAAGGAGATGGTATCGCAATATTCTCTATAAATCAGGCAGATGGTAAGTTAACCAAAGTTGGCTATCAGGAAACAGGAGTGCATCCACGTAATTTCGTGATTACTCCGAATGGTAAATTCTTATTGGTGGCAAGTCGTGATAATGATGTCATCCAAATATTCCTTATAGACAGGGTTACAGGCTTATTAGAAAATACATATAAGGATATAGAACTGGATATGCCTGTTTGCCTGAAATTTACTTCATTCAAGTAA
- a CDS encoding DUF4954 family protein, with protein MDYRNLTPEEITRLESQGCLADNWNNISVHKNFKPDYIKHTNFSGKVKLGVFEDEFTLPGGLKKHSGLKHTCLHNCELGDNVLIENVLNYIANYRIGSNVRIQNIHHLYVEGQSSFGNGIEVSVLNETGGREVMIYDKLSAHFAYILSFYRHRPVLIKKLQGMVADYAKERTSDFGYIGDNVTIVNAGAIKNVHIGDYATIEGARHLENGSINSNQYDPVHIGYSVMANDFIVCSGSRVEDGTMLTRCFVGQSCQLGHTYSASDSLFFSNCQGENGEACALFAGPYTVTHHKSTLLIAGMFSFMNAGSGSNQSNHMYKLGPIHQGIVERGGKTTSNSYILWPSRIGAFSLIMGRHYYNADTSNMPFSYLIEDKDESVLVPGINLRSVGTIRDAQKFPKRDRRKDPEKLDQINFNLLSPYTIQKMFKAIEILEGLKETCGETSGSYTYQSCRIKGTSLKRGLKLYNMAINKFLGNSIISRLSKCSYTSNEEIRECLKPDTEVGLNEWSDVGGMLVPRSEIDKLIDDIESDNIKHVSEMNAIFEQLHKNYYSLEWTWAWDKIQQYYNLSLDTVTAQDIIDIVSQWKEAVVELDRMIYEDAKKEFSLSSHTGFGVDGDKHQQKIDFEQVRGIFEENPFVETVLKHIESKTKLGNETITKLENVVS; from the coding sequence ATGGATTACAGAAATCTAACCCCGGAAGAAATAACAAGACTAGAGAGTCAGGGCTGCTTAGCCGATAACTGGAACAATATTTCGGTACATAAAAATTTCAAACCGGACTATATTAAACATACCAATTTTTCGGGCAAAGTTAAGTTAGGTGTTTTTGAGGATGAATTCACATTGCCCGGAGGGCTGAAAAAGCATTCGGGTCTGAAGCATACTTGCCTCCATAATTGTGAATTGGGTGACAATGTACTTATCGAAAATGTACTGAATTATATAGCCAACTATCGTATTGGCAGTAATGTGCGCATACAAAACATACATCATCTCTATGTAGAAGGACAATCATCGTTTGGAAATGGAATAGAGGTTTCGGTATTAAACGAAACGGGCGGGCGCGAGGTTATGATCTATGATAAACTGAGTGCTCATTTTGCCTATATTCTTTCTTTCTATCGTCATCGACCTGTATTGATAAAAAAACTTCAGGGTATGGTCGCTGATTATGCCAAAGAACGCACCTCTGATTTTGGATACATAGGCGATAATGTGACGATTGTAAATGCAGGAGCAATAAAAAATGTACACATCGGAGACTATGCCACAATAGAAGGAGCACGACATCTTGAGAACGGAAGTATTAACAGTAATCAGTACGATCCTGTTCATATCGGGTATAGCGTAATGGCGAATGACTTTATTGTCTGTTCGGGTTCACGAGTTGAAGACGGTACGATGCTTACCCGCTGCTTTGTAGGGCAATCATGCCAATTGGGGCATACTTATTCGGCGAGCGATTCATTATTCTTTAGCAATTGTCAGGGTGAGAATGGTGAAGCCTGTGCTTTATTTGCCGGGCCTTATACAGTAACTCATCACAAGTCTACACTCTTGATTGCTGGAATGTTTTCTTTTATGAATGCAGGTTCGGGATCTAACCAGAGTAATCACATGTACAAGTTGGGGCCTATCCATCAGGGTATTGTAGAGCGTGGAGGAAAAACAACCAGTAATTCGTATATCCTATGGCCTTCGCGCATCGGAGCTTTTTCTCTTATTATGGGACGCCACTATTATAATGCAGATACCTCCAATATGCCGTTCTCTTATCTGATAGAGGATAAAGATGAGTCGGTATTGGTTCCCGGTATTAACTTGCGAAGTGTAGGTACGATTCGTGATGCACAGAAATTTCCGAAAAGAGATAGACGAAAAGATCCTGAAAAACTAGATCAGATAAACTTCAACCTACTAAGTCCTTATACAATACAGAAAATGTTTAAGGCAATCGAAATATTGGAAGGGCTGAAAGAGACCTGTGGCGAAACATCGGGATCATACACATATCAGAGTTGCCGTATCAAAGGAACTTCTCTGAAGAGAGGATTGAAATTGTACAATATGGCTATTAACAAGTTTCTTGGGAACTCTATTATTTCACGCTTATCGAAGTGTTCATACACTAGCAATGAGGAAATCAGGGAGTGTTTGAAACCTGACACCGAAGTGGGACTGAATGAATGGAGTGATGTGGGAGGTATGCTTGTTCCTCGTTCTGAGATAGATAAGCTTATAGATGATATAGAATCAGATAATATAAAACATGTGAGTGAGATGAATGCTATTTTTGAGCAACTGCATAAAAACTATTACTCACTGGAATGGACTTGGGCATGGGATAAGATACAGCAATATTATAACTTGTCGTTGGATACAGTTACCGCTCAGGATATTATTGATATTGTTAGTCAATGGAAAGAAGCTGTTGTAGAGCTGGATAGAATGATTTACGAGGATGCTAAGAAAGAGTTTTCTTTATCTTCTCATACAGGTTTTGGTGTGGATGGAGATAAGCATCAGCAAAAAATAGACTTTGAACAAGTGCGTGGTATTTTTGAGGAAAATCCTTTTGTGGAGACTGTGTTGAAGCATATCGAATCGAAGACCAAACTAGGCAACGAGACTATAACTAAATTGGAAAATGTAGTTAGTTAA
- a CDS encoding type B 50S ribosomal protein L31 encodes MKKDIHPANYRPVAFKDMSNDEVFISRSTINAKETIDIDGVTYPLVKLEITSSSHPFYTGKQKLVDTAGRVDKFMNRYAKRTQPKK; translated from the coding sequence ATGAAGAAAGATATTCATCCAGCAAACTATCGTCCGGTTGCTTTCAAGGATATGTCAAACGATGAGGTATTTATTTCACGTTCAACTATCAATGCTAAAGAAACTATCGACATAGATGGTGTTACTTATCCATTGGTGAAGCTTGAAATCACAAGTTCTTCTCACCCGTTCTATACAGGAAAACAAAAACTTGTAGATACAGCAGGACGTGTTGATAAGTTTATGAACCGTTACGCTAAGCGTACACAACCAAAGAAATAA
- a CDS encoding TerC family protein yields MEILETFFLPSAWIALLTLSFLEIVLGIDNIVFLSIVSAKLPAKEQPKARTVGLILAMLFRIALLFCISWLMKLTKPIISFDTQWLDGSISGQSIIILVGGLFLLYKSVTEIHHKLEGESDSVTTRSKTSFWGVIAQIVALDIVFSFDSVLTAVGLVSFSEFGYVGAMTIMVTAVVLAVMVMLLFSGPVSRFVNDHPTIQMLGLSFLILIGVMLIVEAAHLSSLSIFGTVVGEIPKGYIYFAIAFSLLVEFLNMKLRKKSKPVKLIDSEIVEKEK; encoded by the coding sequence ATGGAAATTCTAGAAACGTTCTTTTTGCCTAGTGCGTGGATTGCACTTCTGACTTTATCCTTTCTGGAAATTGTACTTGGTATAGACAATATTGTATTTTTGTCTATAGTATCAGCTAAGCTTCCTGCCAAAGAGCAGCCCAAAGCCCGTACTGTGGGTCTTATTTTGGCTATGCTTTTTCGTATTGCCTTGCTCTTTTGTATATCGTGGCTGATGAAGCTCACCAAGCCTATTATTAGTTTTGATACACAATGGCTCGATGGGTCTATATCGGGGCAGAGTATCATTATATTAGTAGGAGGGCTTTTCCTATTATACAAAAGTGTGACTGAAATACATCATAAACTAGAAGGCGAAAGTGATTCGGTTACAACCAGGTCAAAAACCAGTTTTTGGGGAGTTATTGCCCAGATCGTGGCACTTGATATTGTTTTTTCTTTTGATAGTGTACTTACTGCTGTTGGACTTGTAAGTTTCAGCGAGTTTGGCTATGTGGGTGCTATGACCATAATGGTAACGGCAGTCGTTTTGGCTGTAATGGTAATGCTGTTATTCTCCGGACCGGTAAGCCGTTTTGTAAATGATCATCCCACTATTCAGATGTTGGGGCTTTCTTTTCTGATATTGATAGGGGTTATGCTAATAGTAGAAGCAGCACATTTATCTAGCCTATCTATATTTGGAACAGTGGTGGGTGAAATACCTAAAGGATATATTTATTTTGCCATTGCATTCTCTTTGCTTGTAGAGTTTCTGAATATGAAACTTCGCAAAAAATCAAAGCCTGTAAAGCTTATTGATTCGGAAATTGTAGAAAAAGAAAAATAA
- a CDS encoding OmpA family protein — MKKIILLIVSVIIAGSYSFAQEKAYAPTSFWDHWFIQGQVGGSYTVSEFHSKAKFGDLITPHVAISAGKYFSPVAGARLQVGGWQSKNYLEYTLNKQVKTGTYKVDYIQTSVDGLLNLTNLFMPYSPERGFNLIGIAGIGYAHGFGKDNIEGLGSIGRTNSIIPRVGFQGDFRISEAVSLNLEVIGNLYPDNFNGVVADKKYDGIVSALIGLTYNFTKGGFKMVDEADPAAIRSMNDKINELRGQIGSKDSEISRLKQELAVKPEPQIVIEKTKEIKEQTEVLMNAVVVFHIGSAKLEKNQDINIYNAARYLKDNPQVNVIVTGYADKSTGTTAINQRLSEQRAEAVANVLVEEYGISRSRITTKASGDREQLFPTDQWNRVVVFTAVTK; from the coding sequence ATGAAAAAGATTATTTTATTAATTGTTTCCGTCATTATAGCAGGAAGCTATAGTTTTGCACAAGAGAAGGCTTATGCCCCAACTTCTTTTTGGGATCATTGGTTTATACAAGGTCAGGTCGGAGGATCTTATACCGTAAGCGAATTCCATAGCAAAGCTAAGTTTGGAGATCTCATAACTCCTCACGTAGCTATATCGGCAGGAAAATATTTCTCACCTGTAGCCGGAGCGCGTTTACAAGTGGGTGGATGGCAATCGAAAAACTATCTTGAATATACGTTAAATAAACAAGTGAAAACCGGAACTTACAAAGTGGATTATATACAAACAAGCGTTGATGGTTTACTTAATTTAACAAATCTATTCATGCCTTATAGCCCGGAGAGAGGTTTTAACCTGATTGGTATTGCCGGTATCGGTTATGCTCATGGTTTTGGAAAAGATAATATCGAAGGACTGGGAAGCATAGGTAGAACGAACAGCATTATACCACGCGTCGGATTTCAAGGAGACTTCCGTATAAGCGAAGCAGTAAGCCTTAACCTTGAGGTAATAGGCAACCTATATCCTGATAACTTCAATGGTGTGGTAGCCGACAAAAAATATGATGGTATTGTAAGTGCTCTTATAGGTCTTACTTACAACTTCACCAAAGGCGGGTTTAAGATGGTTGATGAAGCAGACCCTGCTGCAATCAGATCGATGAACGATAAGATCAACGAACTAAGAGGACAGATAGGAAGCAAAGATTCGGAAATCAGCAGATTAAAACAAGAGCTGGCCGTTAAACCTGAACCTCAGATCGTAATAGAAAAAACGAAAGAGATCAAGGAACAAACAGAAGTATTGATGAATGCTGTTGTTGTATTCCATATTGGTAGTGCAAAACTTGAAAAGAATCAAGATATCAACATTTACAATGCAGCTCGTTATCTGAAAGATAATCCACAGGTAAATGTTATAGTAACAGGATATGCCGACAAGAGCACAGGTACTACTGCTATAAACCAAAGACTTTCTGAACAACGTGCTGAGGCTGTAGCCAACGTGCTTGTAGAAGAGTATGGTATCTCAAGAAGCAGAATAACAACCAAAGCCAGCGGAGATAGAGAACAACTATTCCCTACTGATCAGTGGAATCGTGTAGTTGTATTTACTGCCGTTACAAAGTAA
- the tilS gene encoding tRNA lysidine(34) synthetase TilS yields MNIVQVEQYIDENQLLEDGSKVIVGVSGGADSVALLDILHTLKYKCVVAHCNFHLRGEESNRDAFFVEELCQKYNLKYERIDFDTEAYAEIHSISIEMAARELRYSWFEQIRTIHLADKIAVAHHRDDSVETILLNLIRGTGIRGLTGIAAQNNNIIRPLLCLSRKDILEYLKDRGLKYVDDSTNNEDLYTRNKIRLNIIPLLETINPSVKDSIIRTGDHLSQVENIYNFYIQQVKTDVLSDDSINIRTLIKYLEPEAILYELLAPYNFNTATVRQIFESIISQSGKIFYSDTHKLIKDREFFIIKKREKLSVDSFLIREEDRLMNYPLQLSIETIQIDNGFVIEKNKNILYLDKDKIKFPLTLRRWHQGDWFIPFGMKGKKKVSDYFTDQKFSLFEKEEAWLLCSENDIVWIVSERSDDRFKIDKSTKQILKIQITDNPL; encoded by the coding sequence ATGAATATAGTACAGGTCGAACAATATATAGACGAGAACCAACTGTTAGAAGACGGTAGCAAGGTTATTGTAGGGGTTAGCGGTGGAGCAGACTCAGTCGCTCTACTGGATATCCTGCACACGCTGAAATATAAGTGTGTGGTGGCACATTGCAACTTTCATCTTCGGGGAGAAGAGTCTAATCGTGATGCTTTTTTCGTAGAAGAATTATGCCAGAAGTACAACCTTAAATATGAAAGGATAGATTTCGATACAGAGGCCTATGCCGAGATTCATTCTATCTCGATAGAAATGGCAGCAAGAGAATTGCGATATAGCTGGTTTGAACAAATAAGAACAATCCATCTGGCTGATAAGATTGCAGTTGCACATCATCGTGACGATTCGGTAGAAACCATACTGCTAAATCTGATCAGAGGAACAGGAATAAGAGGGTTGACCGGAATAGCTGCCCAAAACAATAACATCATTCGCCCTCTTCTATGCCTCAGCAGAAAAGACATCTTAGAGTATCTTAAAGACAGGGGACTGAAATATGTAGATGATAGCACCAACAATGAGGACTTGTATACACGTAATAAGATAAGGCTAAATATTATCCCATTACTGGAAACTATCAACCCATCGGTAAAAGATTCCATTATTCGTACAGGCGATCATTTATCGCAGGTGGAGAATATATATAATTTTTATATCCAACAGGTAAAGACTGATGTGTTGAGTGACGATAGCATCAATATCCGAACGCTGATTAAATATTTAGAGCCGGAAGCGATACTCTATGAGTTGCTTGCTCCTTACAATTTTAATACAGCAACAGTAAGACAAATTTTTGAATCGATAATAAGTCAATCCGGGAAGATATTTTACTCCGACACACACAAGCTGATTAAGGATAGGGAATTCTTTATAATAAAGAAAAGGGAGAAGCTCTCAGTAGACAGCTTTCTGATAAGGGAAGAAGATCGCTTGATGAACTATCCATTACAGCTATCTATCGAAACAATCCAAATAGATAATGGCTTTGTAATAGAGAAAAATAAAAATATTCTATATCTGGATAAAGATAAAATAAAATTCCCGCTAACACTCAGAAGGTGGCATCAAGGCGATTGGTTTATCCCATTCGGAATGAAGGGCAAGAAAAAGGTAAGCGATTATTTCACCGATCAGAAGTTTAGTTTGTTCGAAAAAGAAGAAGCCTGGCTACTTTGCTCAGAAAATGATATTGTGTGGATTGTCAGCGAACGTTCCGACGATCGATTTAAGATAGACAAATCTACCAAGCAAATCCTAAAAATACAGATAACAGATAATCCATTATAA
- a CDS encoding HD domain-containing protein, with product MAIKKKIINDPVFGFITIPNLFLYKLIQHPLLQRLNRIRQMGLAFFVYPGAQHTRLHHSIGAMYLMDEAIKVLRIKGHEITDEEANGALACILLHDVGHGPFSHALEHTLTNGIHHEDFSLALMNYLNKELKGELSTCISIFKNEYPKKFLHQLVSGQLDVDRLDYLRRDSFFTGVTEGNIGSARIIKMLDLKNDKLVVEAKGIYSIENFLTSRRLMYWQVYLHKTAVAAEKMLIKVLIRAKELTNNGVNLFASPALQYFLQKNIDKAYFEKKMDEVLLHFVKLDDNDIWSALKVWADHDDVVLSKLSDCLVNRKLFKIEITNEELPASYIQKYIERYMSEFNITENEASYFCSSDVIYTNMYNEVDDSIDILYNDGTIKDISEASDMLNIQLLSKKVEKHYFSYLKILPTNN from the coding sequence ATGGCCATAAAGAAAAAGATAATCAACGACCCTGTTTTTGGTTTTATTACGATACCGAACCTGTTTTTATATAAACTGATTCAGCATCCTCTCCTCCAGCGGCTAAACCGTATCAGGCAAATGGGATTAGCTTTTTTTGTATATCCCGGAGCACAACACACACGCCTACACCATTCCATAGGGGCTATGTACCTGATGGATGAGGCAATAAAGGTTTTACGAATAAAGGGGCATGAAATAACAGACGAGGAGGCAAATGGAGCGTTAGCTTGCATATTGCTACACGATGTGGGTCATGGGCCGTTCTCTCATGCGTTGGAACATACGCTGACAAATGGTATTCATCACGAAGATTTTTCTTTGGCGCTTATGAATTACCTAAACAAAGAACTAAAAGGGGAATTAAGCACATGTATATCAATATTCAAGAATGAATATCCAAAAAAATTCCTGCACCAGTTAGTCAGCGGGCAGCTCGATGTTGATCGCCTCGACTATCTTCGGCGTGATAGCTTTTTTACAGGTGTGACCGAAGGAAATATCGGTTCGGCTCGTATCATAAAAATGCTTGATCTAAAAAACGACAAACTGGTAGTAGAAGCCAAAGGCATTTACTCTATCGAAAACTTCCTGACCTCGCGTCGGTTGATGTATTGGCAGGTGTACCTTCACAAGACGGCAGTTGCCGCCGAAAAGATGTTGATAAAAGTTCTGATACGAGCTAAAGAATTAACAAATAATGGAGTTAACTTATTTGCATCTCCTGCTTTGCAATATTTTTTACAAAAAAACATAGATAAAGCCTATTTCGAAAAGAAAATGGACGAAGTACTGCTTCACTTTGTTAAATTAGATGATAATGACATTTGGAGCGCACTAAAGGTATGGGCTGATCACGATGATGTTGTATTATCCAAATTGAGTGATTGCCTTGTAAACAGAAAATTGTTTAAGATAGAAATAACGAATGAAGAGCTTCCGGCCTCCTATATACAGAAGTATATAGAGCGATATATGAGTGAATTTAATATTACAGAAAATGAAGCGTCCTATTTCTGTTCATCAGATGTTATCTACACGAATATGTATAATGAAGTGGACGACAGCATCGATATTTTATATAATGATGGCACAATAAAAGACATATCTGAGGCTTCGGACATGCTGAATATACAGCTGCTATCAAAAAAAGTAGAAAAGCACTATTTTTCCTATCTTAAAATATTACCGACAAACAATTAA
- a CDS encoding ABC-F family ATP-binding cassette domain-containing protein, whose amino-acid sequence MLIVDSLKVELGDRVLFDNISYIINDKDKIALVGKNGAGKSTMLKILAGVNTHFRGTITGPDGVTVGYLPQVMKITDERTVREEASLAFSYIFDLQAKIEDMNKQLETRTDYESDDYAKLIDDFTHAHERLAMVEDVNFEGEVEKALLGLGFKRADLDRPTNEFSGGWRMRIELAKLLLSNPDVMLLDEPTNHLDIESIGWLEDFINTQAKAVVLISHDRAFIDAVTTRTIELTMGRIYDYKVNYSKYIELRQERRQQQIHAWEAQQKQIAEIEEFIERFRAQAAKAVLVQSRIRQLEKMERVEIDEEDKSQIRIRFQPATRSGNYPLTVDMVTKKYDDYLVFENANLMIERGEKIALAGKNGEGKSTFVKCVMGETSYDGSILLGHNVQVGYFAQNQADLLDEDLTVFETIDRVAEGDIRTQIRNILGAFMFNRDDSEKKVKVLSGGERTRLAMIKLLLEPVNLLILDEPTNHLDLKTKEVLKNALLDYDGTVILVSHDRDFLDGLVTKVYEFSDKKVREHIGGIKEFLAKKRALSS is encoded by the coding sequence ATGTTAATTGTTGACAGCTTAAAAGTTGAGTTAGGGGATAGAGTATTGTTCGATAATATCAGCTATATCATTAATGATAAAGATAAAATTGCGCTTGTTGGTAAGAATGGAGCGGGAAAAAGTACTATGCTCAAAATTCTGGCAGGTGTCAATACGCACTTCAGAGGGACGATAACCGGGCCTGATGGTGTTACCGTTGGGTATCTTCCTCAGGTAATGAAAATTACCGATGAGCGTACAGTCCGTGAAGAAGCATCTTTAGCATTCTCTTATATCTTCGATCTGCAAGCAAAGATTGAGGATATGAATAAGCAGTTGGAAACACGTACGGACTACGAATCTGATGATTATGCCAAACTGATAGATGACTTTACTCATGCCCACGAACGCTTGGCGATGGTAGAAGATGTCAACTTTGAAGGTGAAGTAGAAAAAGCATTACTTGGTCTGGGTTTTAAGCGTGCCGATCTCGATCGTCCTACCAACGAATTTAGTGGAGGATGGCGTATGCGTATCGAACTTGCTAAACTCTTGTTGAGTAATCCCGATGTAATGTTGCTCGATGAGCCTACAAATCACCTTGATATAGAATCTATTGGTTGGCTCGAAGACTTTATAAATACTCAGGCAAAAGCTGTCGTTCTTATTTCCCACGACCGTGCTTTTATCGATGCCGTAACTACACGTACGATTGAATTAACCATGGGGCGTATTTACGACTATAAGGTAAACTATTCTAAATATATAGAGCTCAGACAGGAACGTCGCCAACAGCAAATACATGCATGGGAGGCTCAACAAAAACAGATAGCCGAGATAGAAGAATTTATAGAACGCTTTAGAGCGCAAGCGGCTAAAGCGGTACTTGTTCAAAGCCGTATCCGTCAATTGGAAAAGATGGAGCGTGTGGAGATAGATGAAGAAGACAAATCGCAAATCCGTATTCGCTTCCAGCCGGCTACACGTTCAGGCAATTATCCGTTGACAGTAGATATGGTAACGAAAAAATATGATGACTATCTGGTTTTTGAAAATGCCAATCTAATGATAGAGCGTGGCGAGAAAATTGCTTTGGCAGGAAAGAACGGAGAAGGAAAATCTACATTTGTAAAATGCGTGATGGGCGAAACATCATACGATGGCAGTATACTTTTAGGACATAATGTACAGGTCGGTTATTTTGCACAGAATCAGGCTGATTTGTTAGATGAAGATCTCACAGTTTTTGAGACTATCGATCGGGTTGCCGAAGGGGATATACGTACTCAAATTCGTAATATTCTGGGAGCGTTTATGTTTAACAGGGACGATTCGGAGAAGAAAGTAAAAGTACTTTCGGGAGGGGAGAGAACACGCTTAGCTATGATAAAGCTGTTGCTTGAACCTGTAAATCTGCTTATTCTCGATGAGCCTACAAACCACTTGGACTTGAAGACTAAAGAGGTGCTGAAGAATGCTTTACTAGACTATGATGGAACAGTTATCCTTGTTTCCCACGACCGTGATTTCTTGGATGGGCTGGTGACAAAAGTCTATGAATTTTCGGATAAAAAAGTGCGTGAGCATATCGGAGGAATCAAAGAGTTCTTGGCTAAGAAGAGAGCCTTATCTTCCTAA